In a single window of the Silurus meridionalis isolate SWU-2019-XX chromosome 8, ASM1480568v1, whole genome shotgun sequence genome:
- the stmn4l gene encoding stathmin-like 4, like isoform X1, producing MTLTAYREKMKELPLVAYFCSCILPEPKEKTKKTHEGVVDLNLCLIKDMEVIELNKRSSGQAFEVILRPPSFDGQREFNPTIPPRRDPSLEEIKKKLDAAEERRKGQEAELLKHLAEKREHEREVAQKAAEEHNNFIKMAKEKLEQRMEINKENREAHIAAMLERLQEKEKHAEEVRKTKAQIEVDWQ from the exons ATGACTCTCacag cgtACAGAGAGAAGATGAAGGAGCTCCCCCTGGTGGCCTACTTCTGCTCTTGCATCCTTCCAGAACCTAAagagaaaaccaaaaaaactcaCGAAG gcgtgGTGGATTTAAACCTGTGCCTTATAAAAGACATGGAAGTGATTGAGCTGAACAAGCGCTCCTCAGGTCAGGCCTTTGAGGTCATCCTGAGGCCTCCATCATTCGACGGGCAGAGGGAGTTTAATCCCACCATCCCACCCCGCAGAGACCCTTCACTGGAGGAGATCAAGAAGAAGCTGGATGCagcagaggagaggagaaag ggtcaGGAGGCTGAACTTCTGAAACATTTGGCTGAAAAGCGAGAACACGAGCGTGAAGTGGCTCAGAAAGCCGCGGAGGAACACAACAACTTCATCAAAATGGCCAAAGAGAAGCTGGAGCAGAGGATGGAGATCAACAAGGAGAACAGAGAAGCTCACATTGCTGCCATGCTCGAGCGCCTgcaggagaag GAGAAACACGCTGAGGAGGTGAGGAAAACGAAAGCGCAGATAGAAGTGGACTGGCAGTAG
- the stmn4l gene encoding stathmin-like 4, like isoform X2, whose protein sequence is MTLTAYREKMKELPLVAYFCSCILPEPKEKTKKTHEGVVDLNLCLIKDMEVIELNKRSSGQAFEVILRPPSFDGQREFNPTIPPRRDPSLEEIKKKLDAAEERRKGQEAELLKHLAEKREHEREVAQKAAEEHNNFIKMAKEKLEQRMEINKENREAHIAAMLERLQEKEKHAEEVP, encoded by the exons ATGACTCTCacag cgtACAGAGAGAAGATGAAGGAGCTCCCCCTGGTGGCCTACTTCTGCTCTTGCATCCTTCCAGAACCTAAagagaaaaccaaaaaaactcaCGAAG gcgtgGTGGATTTAAACCTGTGCCTTATAAAAGACATGGAAGTGATTGAGCTGAACAAGCGCTCCTCAGGTCAGGCCTTTGAGGTCATCCTGAGGCCTCCATCATTCGACGGGCAGAGGGAGTTTAATCCCACCATCCCACCCCGCAGAGACCCTTCACTGGAGGAGATCAAGAAGAAGCTGGATGCagcagaggagaggagaaag ggtcaGGAGGCTGAACTTCTGAAACATTTGGCTGAAAAGCGAGAACACGAGCGTGAAGTGGCTCAGAAAGCCGCGGAGGAACACAACAACTTCATCAAAATGGCCAAAGAGAAGCTGGAGCAGAGGATGGAGATCAACAAGGAGAACAGAGAAGCTCACATTGCTGCCATGCTCGAGCGCCTgcaggagaag GAGAAACACGCTGAGGAG GTGCCTTGA
- the il17a/f1 gene encoding interleukin 17a/f1 translates to MALNLLTLPCVMMMMIMMMTVVTQAASLKPHGKVSHQKLSGSSEEDSPKYFIITNLESEIKSTSHSIRPIHNDSISPWEYITTTDGNRIPSQLSEARCLLTGCLNWKGVETLELESRRIFRQVPVLQRVRGDDKNYFFRLEYKIISVGCTCVRPYVEQI, encoded by the exons ATGGCTTTAAATCTCTTAACG CTGCCATgtgtcatgatgatgatgataatgatgatgacggTGGTCACTCAGGCTGCTTCTTTGAAGCCTCACGGAAAAGTCAGTCATCAGAAGCTTTCGGGTTCTTCTGAAGAAGATTCTCCCAAATATTTCATCATCACCAACCTGGAATCTGAAATCAAATCCACCTCACACTCCATCCGGCCGATCCACAACGACTCCATCTCACCCTGGGAATacat taccACGACTGACGGGAATCGGATTCCATCTCAGCTTTCAGAGGCCCGATGTCTCCTGACTGGCTGTTTGAACTGGAAAGGGGTCGAGACCTTGGAGTTGGAGTCCAGACGGATTTTCCGGCAGGTTCCGGTCCTGCAGAGAGTCCGGGGAGACGACAAAAACTACTTCTTCCGACTGgaatataaaatcatctcagtgGGCTGCACCTGCGTCCGGCCATACGTCGAGCAAATCTGA
- the il17a/f2 gene encoding interleukin 17a/f2, whose amino-acid sequence MRLKRTVVFCWVCVLMPCFINSASDQMTICNVKLINTRDMPKTMKGNGNINNRSLSAWNWIPHTSAHRIPGVMFEAECQSHHCTHPNAYHHTELNSIPIYSNTLVLMQDPRNRKCFSVKFQRVTVGCTCVWAKSSP is encoded by the exons ATGAGACTGAAGCGGACG GTTGTGTTCTGTTGGGTTTGCGTTCTGATGCCGTGTTTTATAAACTCCGCGTCGGACCAGATGACGATCTGCAACGTGAAACTGATAAACACCAGAGACATGCCCAAGACAATGAAAGGAAACGGCAACATCAACAACCGCTCGCTGTCTGCCTGGAACTGGAT CCCTCACACCAGTGCCCACAGGATCCCTGGAGTGATGTTCGAGGCCGAGTGTCAGTCTCATCACTGCACGCATCCGAACGCTTACCATCACACCGAGCTGAACTCCATCCCCATTTACAGCAACACGCTGGTGCTCATGCAGGACCcgagaaacaggaagtgcttCAGCGTGAAGTTCCAGAGAGTCACCGTGGGCTGCACGTGCGTGTGGGCCAAATCATCGCCATGA
- the lrrc57 gene encoding leucine-rich repeat-containing protein 57 — MGNSALKAHLETSEKTGVFQLTGKNLQEFPEELQRLTGNLRTVDLSNNKIETLPAFIGNFQQMKSLTISNNRLTNLPAEMGKLKKLETLMLNGNQLTQLPASFSQLKALRTLSLSANQFREFPSNLGSLRQLDLLDLSKNHIQAVPPEVSELQAIEINLNQNQISALSPEVSRCPRLKVLRLQENCLELSSIPSSILTHSNVALLSIEGNLFEVKKLRDLEGYDQYMERFTATKKKFA, encoded by the exons ATGGGGAACAGTGCTCTCAAAGCTCATCTGGAGACCTCAGAGAAAACCGGAGTGTTTCAGTTAACAGGCAAAAACCTGCAggag TTTCCGGAGGAGTTACAGCGACTCACTGGGAATCTGCGCACAGTCGACTTGTCCAACAACAAAATCGAGACGCTGCCCGCATTTATAGgaaacttccagcagatgaagaGTCTGACCATCAGCAACAACCGCCTGA ccAATCTCCCTGCAGAGATGGGGAAGCTGAAGAAGTTGGAGACGTTGATGTTAAACGGTAATCAGCTCACTCAGCTCCCCGCCTCGTTCTCTCAGCTTAAAGCTCTGCGCACCCTCAGTCTCTCAGCCAATCAGTTCAGAGAATTTCCCAGCAACCTCGGCTCCCTGCGTCAGCTCGACCTTCTCGACTTGTCCAAGAACCACATCCAGGCCGTTCCTCCTGAGGTGTCCGAGCTGCAGGCCATCGAGATCAACCTCAACCAGAACCAG ATCTCCGCTCTGTCTCCGGAAGTTTCTCGCTGTCCGAGACTGAAGGTGCTCAGGTTGCAGGAGAACTGTCTGGAACTTTCCTCCATCCCCTCCTCCATTCTCACACACTCCAATGTGGCTCTGCTCTCTATCGAAGGAAACCTGTTTGAGGTGAAGAAGCTGCGTGATCTCGAAGGATATGACCag TACATGGAGCGCTTCACAGCGACAAAGAAGAAATTTGCATGA
- the brms1la gene encoding breast cancer metastasis-suppressor 1-like protein-A isoform X1: MPVHSKEKKDSTQEEMEVDYGEQEGSSSEEEDTDTSSGSEDGESSEMDDEDCERRRLECLDEMTNLEKQFTDLKDHLYKERLSQVDAKLQEVISGKAPEYLEPLANLQENMQIRTKVAGIYRELCLESVKHKYDCETQAAFQHWESEKLLLFDTVQTELEEKIRRLEEDRHSIDITSELWNDELQSRKNKRKDPFSPDKKKKPVAVSGPYIVYMLHDLDILEDWTAIRKAMATLGPHRVKPDVTVCPSKNEKQQQHIARSEDGRLLYDGEWYNRGQTISIDKKDEFPTSAIITTINHDEVWFKRSDGSKSKLYISQLQKGKYTIKHA, encoded by the exons atgcCAGTTCACTcgaaggagaagaaggacagCACTCAGGAGGAGATGGAGGTGGATTATGGAGAGCAGGAGGGCAGCAGCTCTGAGGAGGAGGACACCGACACTTCATCAGGCTCTGAGGATGGAGAGAgctcag agatggATGATGAGGATTGTGAGAGGAGACGGCTGGAGTGTCTGGATGAGATGACGAACCTGGAGAAACAGTTTACAGACCTGAAGGATCA ccTGTATAAGGAGCGTCTCAGTCAGGTCGATGCCAAACTACAGGAAGTGATCTCAGGAAAAGCGCCAGAGTACCTGGAACCTCTCGCAAACCTGCAGGAGAACATGCAGATCAGAACTAAAGTCGCAG gaatcTACAGAGAGCTGTGTTTGGAGTCAGTAAAACACAAATACGACTGTGAGACTCAGGCAGCGTTTCAGCATTGGGAG agcGAGAAGCTGCTGCTGTTCGATACGGTTCAGACTGAACTAGAGGAAAAAATCCGCCGGTTGGAGGAGGACAGACACAGCATAGACATCACCTCAG agcTTTGGAATGATGAACTTCAGTCAAGAAAAAACAAGAGGAAAGATCCATTCAGTCCAGACAAGAAGAAGAAACCTGTGGCGGTGTCTG GGCCGTATATCGTTTACATGCTGCATGATTTGGACATTCTGGAGGACTGGACCGCCATCAGAAAG gCCATGGCCACTTTGGGACCTCACAGAGTCAAACCTGATG ttacAGTTTGTCCATCTAAAAAcgagaagcagcagcagcacatcGCTCGCTCGGAGGACGGACGGCTGCTGTACGACGGAGAATGGTACAATCGAGGACAAACCATTTCTATAGACAAGAAGGACGAGTTTCCCACCAG TGCGATTATAACGACTATAAATCATGATGAAGTTTGGTTTAAGCGCTCGGACGGGAGCAAGTCGAAGCTTTACATCTCGCAGCTGCAGAAAGGAAAATACACCATCAAACACGCCTGA
- the brms1la gene encoding breast cancer metastasis-suppressor 1-like protein-A isoform X2 — MPVHSKEKKDSTQEEMEVDYGEQEGSSSEEEDTDTSSGSEDGESSEMDDEDCERRRLECLDEMTNLEKQFTDLKDHLYKERLSQVDAKLQEVISGKAPEYLEPLANLQENMQIRTKVAGIYRELCLESVKHKYDCETQAAFQHWESEKLLLFDTVQTELEEKIRRLEEDRHSIDITSELWNDELQSRKNKRKDPFSPDKKKKPVAVSGPYIVYMLHDLDILEDWTAIRKAMATLGPHRVKPDVTVCPSKNEKQQQHIARSEDGRLLYDGEWYNRGQTISIDKKDEFPTR; from the exons atgcCAGTTCACTcgaaggagaagaaggacagCACTCAGGAGGAGATGGAGGTGGATTATGGAGAGCAGGAGGGCAGCAGCTCTGAGGAGGAGGACACCGACACTTCATCAGGCTCTGAGGATGGAGAGAgctcag agatggATGATGAGGATTGTGAGAGGAGACGGCTGGAGTGTCTGGATGAGATGACGAACCTGGAGAAACAGTTTACAGACCTGAAGGATCA ccTGTATAAGGAGCGTCTCAGTCAGGTCGATGCCAAACTACAGGAAGTGATCTCAGGAAAAGCGCCAGAGTACCTGGAACCTCTCGCAAACCTGCAGGAGAACATGCAGATCAGAACTAAAGTCGCAG gaatcTACAGAGAGCTGTGTTTGGAGTCAGTAAAACACAAATACGACTGTGAGACTCAGGCAGCGTTTCAGCATTGGGAG agcGAGAAGCTGCTGCTGTTCGATACGGTTCAGACTGAACTAGAGGAAAAAATCCGCCGGTTGGAGGAGGACAGACACAGCATAGACATCACCTCAG agcTTTGGAATGATGAACTTCAGTCAAGAAAAAACAAGAGGAAAGATCCATTCAGTCCAGACAAGAAGAAGAAACCTGTGGCGGTGTCTG GGCCGTATATCGTTTACATGCTGCATGATTTGGACATTCTGGAGGACTGGACCGCCATCAGAAAG gCCATGGCCACTTTGGGACCTCACAGAGTCAAACCTGATG ttacAGTTTGTCCATCTAAAAAcgagaagcagcagcagcacatcGCTCGCTCGGAGGACGGACGGCTGCTGTACGACGGAGAATGGTACAATCGAGGACAAACCATTTCTATAGACAAGAAGGACGAGTTTCCCACCAGGTGA